The region GCTCTTCGCGATTCCGACGTACGTCTTCGTCGCGGGCGTCTTCATCATGATCGCGTGGGGCGCCTTCCGCGGGCTCGTCCTGAACGACACCATGCGCGCGCCGACCGCCGACTACCACATCAAGGCCGAGCACCAGGGGCTCGCGGGCTTCGCGCTCGTCTTCCTGCTGCTGCGTGCCTTCTCCTCCGGCTGTGCGGCGCTGACCGGCGTCGAGGCGATCTCCAACGGCGTCCCCGCCTTCCGCAAGCCCAAGTCGAAGAACGCCGCGAGCACTCTCGCGGCGATGGGCCTGCTCGCCGTCACCATGTTCTGCGGCATCATCGCCCTGGCCATGTCGACCAAGGTCCGGATGGCCGAGAACCCGGCCACCGACCTGATCCACAACGGCGTTCCGATCGGCTCCGGTTACGTCCAGAACCCGGTGATCTCGCAGGTCGCCGAGGCGGTCTTCGGCAAGGGCAGCTTCCTGTTCATCGTGCTCGCCGCCGCCACCGCGCTGGTCCTGTTCCTCGCGGCCAACACCGCCTACAACGGCTTCCCGTTGCTCGGCTCGATCCTCGCCCAGGACCGCTATCTGCCGCGCCAGCTGCACACCCGCGGCGACCGCCTCGCCTTCTCGAACGGCATCGTCCTGCTCGCGGGCGCCGCCACACTCCTGGTCGTCATCTACGGCGCCGACTCGACCCGGCTGATCCAGCTCTACATCGTCGGTGTCTTCGTCTCCTTCACGCTCAGCCAGACCGGCATGGTCCGGCACTGGAACCGCCACCTGAGCCTCGAGAAGGACCCGGCCAAGCGCAGCCACATGATCCGCTCCCGCGCGATCAACGCTTTCGGTGCCTTCTTCACCGGCCTGGTGCTGGTCGTCGTCCTCGTCACCAAGTTCACGCACGGCGCCTGGGTGGCCCTGCTCGGCATGGTGATCTTCTACGCGACGATGAGCGCGATCCGTAAGCACTACGACCGCGTCGCGGAGGAGATCGCCGCACCCGAGGGCCCCTCCGACGACAGCGTCCGCCCCTCCCGGGTCCACTCGGTGGTCCTGATCTCCAAGATCCACCGCCCGACCCTGCGCGCCCTCGCCTACGCCAAGCTGATGCGCTCCGACACCCTCGAAGCGCTCAGCGTCAACGTCGACCCGGCCGAGACCAAGGCCCTGCGGGAGGAGTGGGAGCGGCGCGGCATCGACGTACCGCTGAAGGTCCTCGACTCGCCGTACCGCGAGATCACCCGGCCCGTCATCGAGTACGTGAAGGGCCTGCGCCGGGATTCCCCGCGCGACGCGGTGTCGGTCATCATCCCCGAGTACGTGGTCGGCCACTGGTACGAGCATCTGCTGCACAACCAGAGCGCGCTGCGGCTCAAGGGCCGGCTGTTGTTCACGCCCGGTGTGATGGTCACCTCCGTGCCCTACCAGCTGGAGTCCTCGGAGGCCGCGAGGAACCGGGCCCGCAAGCGGCAGGAGTGGAACGCGCCGGGTGCGGTGCGCCGGGGTCCGGCGGAGGAGCGCCCGAAGGAGTCCTCGAACACCAAGGGCTGACCGCCCTGCGACCGCAGGGGCTGACGGCTTCGTGGTGAGCGGCCGGGCAACGTCCACGTAGACTGGTGGGCTGTTGTCCGGCCGTTCGCGGTTCCGCGACCCCTTTCTCATCCCCTTTCGCATCTG is a window of Streptomyces sp. NBC_00271 DNA encoding:
- a CDS encoding APC family permease — protein: MSKLTDVPKRILIGRALRSDRLGETLLPKRIALPVFASDPLSSVAYAPGEVLLVLSIAGVSAYHFSPWIALAVVVLMFTVVASYRQNVHAYPSGGGDYEVANTNLGPRAGLTVASALLVDYVLTVAVSISSGIENLGSAIPFVVEHKVLCAVVVIVLLTLMNLRGVKESGKLFAIPTYVFVAGVFIMIAWGAFRGLVLNDTMRAPTADYHIKAEHQGLAGFALVFLLLRAFSSGCAALTGVEAISNGVPAFRKPKSKNAASTLAAMGLLAVTMFCGIIALAMSTKVRMAENPATDLIHNGVPIGSGYVQNPVISQVAEAVFGKGSFLFIVLAAATALVLFLAANTAYNGFPLLGSILAQDRYLPRQLHTRGDRLAFSNGIVLLAGAATLLVVIYGADSTRLIQLYIVGVFVSFTLSQTGMVRHWNRHLSLEKDPAKRSHMIRSRAINAFGAFFTGLVLVVVLVTKFTHGAWVALLGMVIFYATMSAIRKHYDRVAEEIAAPEGPSDDSVRPSRVHSVVLISKIHRPTLRALAYAKLMRSDTLEALSVNVDPAETKALREEWERRGIDVPLKVLDSPYREITRPVIEYVKGLRRDSPRDAVSVIIPEYVVGHWYEHLLHNQSALRLKGRLLFTPGVMVTSVPYQLESSEAARNRARKRQEWNAPGAVRRGPAEERPKESSNTKG